The proteins below are encoded in one region of Paraburkholderia phenazinium:
- a CDS encoding MATE family efflux transporter: MFADVRKIAGLAWPVLIGQLAIIAFGVMDTAMVGRYSAVDLAALGLGSSIYISVYIGLTGILTALQPIAGQLYGARQYPEIGEQVRQSLWLAFALMIIGFLILYFPGPLLHLARVPAALYERTLAYLQILAFGLPAGLVFRVYGSLANAVGKPRLVMILQIGALLLKVPLNLWFIFGGLGVPALGGPGCALASTGINWMLAIVGMLLMSRIDVFKPFGIFSRFCWPEWHRQVAQLKLGIPMGLSYLIEVTSYTFMALFIARFGTTTLAGHQIAGNVGAVLYMTPLSIGIATSTLVAQALGAHRPEAARTLSRHGILMAVMIACSYGAIVLALRPLIIEGYTPNAQVAAAAMPLVLIVVFYHVFDSLQVTTAFVLRAYKVAVIPTVIYAVALWGVGLGGGYLLGFDIGGSIPVWLTGARGFWFANMASLGIAGSGLLIYLRTVSRRHLRTGVEA, translated from the coding sequence ATGTTCGCCGATGTGCGCAAAATCGCCGGGCTCGCGTGGCCTGTGCTGATCGGCCAGTTGGCCATCATCGCCTTCGGCGTCATGGATACGGCGATGGTGGGCCGCTATTCAGCAGTCGATCTCGCGGCGCTCGGCCTTGGCTCGTCGATCTACATCTCGGTCTATATCGGCCTGACCGGCATCCTCACCGCGCTGCAGCCGATTGCGGGCCAACTCTATGGCGCGCGCCAGTACCCTGAGATCGGCGAGCAGGTACGCCAGTCGCTATGGCTCGCCTTCGCGCTGATGATCATCGGCTTCCTGATCCTGTATTTCCCCGGCCCGCTGCTGCATCTCGCGCGGGTGCCGGCCGCGCTGTATGAACGCACGCTCGCCTATCTGCAGATCCTCGCGTTCGGTTTGCCGGCTGGTCTCGTGTTTCGCGTCTACGGCTCGCTCGCCAATGCAGTTGGCAAACCGCGGCTCGTGATGATCCTGCAGATTGGCGCCTTGCTGCTGAAGGTTCCGCTCAACCTGTGGTTCATCTTCGGTGGCCTGGGCGTGCCGGCGCTCGGCGGTCCGGGATGCGCGCTCGCCAGCACCGGCATTAACTGGATGCTCGCGATCGTCGGCATGCTGCTGATGAGCAGGATCGATGTGTTCAAGCCTTTTGGGATCTTTTCGCGCTTCTGCTGGCCGGAGTGGCACCGTCAGGTCGCGCAACTCAAGCTCGGCATTCCGATGGGACTCTCGTATCTGATCGAAGTCACCTCGTACACGTTCATGGCGCTGTTTATCGCACGCTTCGGCACGACGACGCTCGCGGGACATCAGATCGCCGGTAACGTCGGCGCGGTGTTGTACATGACGCCACTGTCGATCGGTATCGCTACCTCCACACTCGTGGCCCAGGCGCTCGGCGCGCATCGGCCAGAAGCGGCGCGCACGCTGTCACGCCACGGCATCTTGATGGCGGTGATGATCGCGTGCAGCTATGGGGCGATCGTTCTGGCGCTGCGGCCGCTCATCATCGAAGGCTATACGCCCAATGCACAGGTCGCGGCAGCCGCCATGCCGCTCGTCTTGATCGTGGTCTTCTATCACGTGTTCGATTCGCTGCAGGTGACCACCGCCTTCGTACTGCGCGCCTACAAGGTGGCGGTCATCCCGACTGTGATCTATGCGGTCGCGCTGTGGGGCGTCGGGCTGGGCGGCGGGTATCTGCTCGGCTTCGACATTGGCGGCTCAATACCTGTCTGGCTCACGGGCGCACGCGGGTTCTGGTTCGCCAACATGGCGAGCCTGGGTATCGCCGGGTCCGGTCTTTTGATTTACCTGCGCACGGTAAGCCGGCGGCATCTTCGTACCGGCGTCGAGGCATAG
- a CDS encoding alpha-2-macroglobulin family protein — protein MRSGTLRRKWMWATVAALGVLSASTWRADAARITSVSPQGKVTQVRQVVVKFDEAMIAFGSAAAPAPAQVHCNDAAASNGQARWIDEKTWAWDFAADLPPGVSCKVDLNDGLKSVASHAITGPHRYAFETGGPFVQDIRPDSGEIEEDQAFVLTLNGPATAASVHDHVWCESSGLGNRIPVKNLDDAARAALLKHFHLKKDAARILTLQCQQTLPSSAKMQLVYGAGVASPSGIANDVERRFDYTVRDPFAASFSCERENAKAPCTPLRPVEVRFNAPISRADAEKLTLKGPGGTISPTFKPDDKDSETTTVDFAAPLPEHAELTIDIPANLKDVSGRTLTNADLFPLKTTTAPMPPLAKFSSGTFGIIERFAEPDMPALVPVTLRNVEADLHVAGLNAGNAQFSKLRVDADTDIRHWMRLVDQFDGYSMNRSNIDSLMPGLLQHVKNPVYVPRSPDESSDDNKKDPQIDIRSLSLLAGQRGVETLALPKEDPQALRPFEVVGVPVTKPGFYVIELASPALGASLLSRKAPMYVRTAVLVTNLGVHFKQGRENSVVWVTSLDKGQPVPNATIEVSDCNGAPLADGKTDAHGVLTIDKPLAALKECGEKSFEGFFVSARVDDPKTGPDMAFVRSDWNRGIESWRFNVPTDTSIEQTVRAHTVFDRTLLRAGETVSMKHLIRVETLLGFAYPQKYPTRVTIRHLGSGQTYHLPLKWAADHSADSTFTIPVAAKLGEYSVTLDDGDPNAKAPTGAVSGNSGSGSNDASDDSDAGDNADNSDDSGAAPQMSYESGSFRVEEFRLPVFKGTIAVRDEKTHPLVAAKQAPLAVQIDYVSGGAASNLPVQVSALLKNTALDFTDNFPDFSFTPYTPQTGDDTSDANDEDSDTQQPADDGAKLIADKEALTLDRNGSGGLTLKNLPHVDAPKRLALEATFADPNGEVQTLSGGATLWPAAVVAGIKSGQWVSVGNTVPVKALAVDLQGKPRAGVALDVHGYARITTTSRKRMVGGFYAYDNHTEAKDLGSLCSGKSDDHGLLTCDAKLRDAGNIDLVVTAKDGDGNVSTASSSVWVTREDELWFGGENTDRIDVLPEKSSYEPGDTARFQVRMPFRFATALVAVEREGILETHVVQLDGKDPTVELKVNEAWGPNVYVSVLALRGRIHEVPWYSFFTWGWKAPLEWARAFWYEGRQYEAPTPLVDLSKPAFRYGMAEIKVGTAAHKLAVTVTPDAKSYTVRGKAHIRLHVQMPGGKPAPAGTQIAVAAVDEALLELMPNQSWDVLNAMLERRAYGVETSTAQMEIVGRRHFGRKAVPAGGGGGHSSTRELFDTLLLWNPRVTLDANGEASLDVPLNDSLTSFRIVAIAAVGPGTFGTGSTSIRSTQDLQLISGLPPLVREGDQFRAQFTVRNTTARAMKVVFTPNVPGLTLAAQTVDLAADSAQEIAWTVTTPDGLADTPSGALTWNVAAAEQGGPHASDALKIAQHVTAVVPVTVQQATLAQVDGTLSLPVAAPPDASTTQAGAIRGGIEVSLQSKLSDGLPGVRRFFERYPYNCLEQQTSRAIGLRDPAQWQAVIAKMPVYLDRDGLANYFPPSDDSGNHGSTTLSAYLLAVSDETVKLDPRFTLPDDLRGKLEAGLVSFVEGKIQRDIWAPRKDLDLRKLEALEALSRFGMAQPGMLESIEIAPNQWPTSAVLDYYAILSRVPGIPQRDDKLAQLEQILRARLTYQGTRLTFSTEANDDLWWLMTSTEDNAARTALTFVDSPAWKDEMPRLVAGLLALQRNGAWETTTSNVWGSLAVERFSQVFESTPVTGQTRVQLGALDKSVSWSAGAVASALPATAVTPASATNAVTSAGSTTSATPATPAIHATPITQTKDTHSQLLPWPPANQGTASPLTLTHDGTGKPWATIESLAAVPLKAPFAAGYRITKTITPIDPAVKGVYTRGDVVRVHLDIDAQTDMTWVVVNDPVPAGATILGSGLGRDSEAATQGENSAANADQQAWPAFIERGFDGYRAYYDYLPKGKLSVEYTVRLNNVGTFGLPPTRVEALYAPSTFGALPNAPFVVVPAAGTGTGTAAAASR, from the coding sequence ATGCGAAGCGGCACCCTCAGACGGAAGTGGATGTGGGCAACGGTAGCAGCGCTCGGCGTGCTAAGCGCATCCACATGGCGAGCCGATGCAGCGCGCATCACCAGCGTCTCACCGCAAGGCAAGGTGACGCAGGTCAGACAGGTCGTCGTCAAGTTCGACGAAGCAATGATCGCGTTCGGTTCGGCCGCGGCCCCCGCTCCCGCGCAGGTGCATTGCAACGACGCCGCCGCGAGCAACGGCCAGGCCCGCTGGATCGACGAAAAAACCTGGGCATGGGACTTTGCCGCAGACCTGCCACCGGGTGTGAGCTGCAAGGTCGATCTCAACGACGGACTGAAGTCCGTTGCCAGCCACGCCATCACCGGCCCGCATCGTTACGCGTTTGAAACCGGCGGTCCATTCGTGCAGGACATACGTCCGGACTCCGGCGAGATCGAAGAAGATCAGGCGTTCGTCCTGACGCTCAACGGGCCGGCTACGGCTGCGTCGGTGCACGACCATGTGTGGTGCGAATCGAGCGGCCTCGGTAACCGTATCCCCGTCAAGAACCTCGACGACGCGGCGCGTGCCGCTCTGCTCAAACACTTTCACCTGAAGAAAGATGCGGCACGCATCTTGACGCTTCAGTGTCAGCAGACGCTGCCCTCCTCCGCCAAGATGCAACTGGTGTATGGAGCAGGCGTGGCGAGCCCGAGCGGGATCGCCAATGACGTCGAGCGTCGTTTCGACTACACCGTACGCGACCCGTTCGCCGCCAGCTTTTCGTGTGAGCGTGAAAACGCCAAGGCGCCGTGTACACCGCTGCGTCCGGTGGAAGTGCGCTTCAATGCGCCGATCAGCCGCGCCGACGCCGAAAAGCTCACGCTCAAGGGACCCGGCGGCACGATCTCGCCGACCTTCAAACCTGACGACAAGGATTCCGAAACAACTACGGTCGACTTCGCGGCGCCGCTGCCCGAACACGCAGAACTCACGATCGACATCCCGGCAAACCTGAAAGACGTCAGTGGCCGCACGCTCACCAACGCCGATCTGTTCCCGCTCAAGACCACCACGGCGCCGATGCCGCCGCTCGCCAAGTTCTCGTCGGGGACCTTCGGCATCATCGAACGCTTCGCTGAACCGGACATGCCCGCGCTCGTGCCCGTGACGCTGCGCAACGTCGAAGCGGATCTGCACGTGGCAGGTCTCAATGCCGGCAACGCGCAATTCAGCAAACTGCGCGTCGACGCGGACACCGATATCCGACACTGGATGCGCCTTGTCGACCAGTTCGACGGCTACTCGATGAACCGTTCGAACATCGACTCGCTGATGCCTGGACTGCTGCAGCACGTGAAGAACCCGGTGTACGTGCCGCGCTCGCCGGATGAGTCCAGCGACGACAACAAGAAAGACCCCCAGATCGACATCCGTTCGCTGTCGCTGCTCGCGGGACAGCGCGGCGTGGAGACGCTCGCGCTGCCCAAGGAAGACCCGCAGGCGCTGAGGCCATTCGAAGTCGTCGGCGTGCCGGTGACGAAGCCAGGCTTCTACGTGATCGAACTGGCCTCGCCTGCGCTCGGCGCTTCGCTGTTGAGCAGAAAAGCGCCGATGTACGTGCGCACTGCCGTGCTCGTCACCAACCTCGGCGTGCACTTCAAGCAGGGGCGTGAGAACAGCGTGGTGTGGGTGACCTCGCTCGACAAGGGTCAACCGGTGCCGAATGCCACCATCGAGGTGAGCGACTGCAACGGCGCCCCGCTCGCCGATGGCAAGACCGACGCGCACGGCGTGCTGACCATCGACAAACCGCTTGCTGCGCTCAAGGAATGCGGCGAAAAGAGCTTCGAAGGCTTCTTCGTCTCGGCGCGCGTCGACGACCCGAAGACCGGCCCCGATATGGCGTTCGTGCGCTCGGACTGGAATCGCGGCATCGAGTCCTGGCGCTTCAACGTGCCGACCGACACCAGCATCGAGCAGACCGTCCGCGCGCATACGGTCTTCGATCGGACGCTGTTGCGCGCTGGTGAGACAGTGTCGATGAAGCATCTGATCCGCGTCGAGACGTTGCTTGGTTTCGCTTATCCGCAGAAGTATCCGACGCGGGTGACGATTCGCCATCTCGGCAGCGGCCAGACCTATCATCTGCCGCTCAAATGGGCGGCCGACCACAGCGCGGATTCGACCTTCACGATCCCGGTGGCAGCGAAACTGGGCGAATACAGTGTTACGCTCGACGACGGCGATCCGAACGCGAAGGCTCCCACTGGAGCCGTGAGCGGTAACAGTGGTAGCGGAAGCAATGACGCCAGTGACGATAGCGACGCCGGCGATAACGCAGACAACAGCGACGACAGCGGCGCCGCACCGCAGATGAGCTACGAGTCCGGCAGCTTCCGTGTCGAGGAATTCCGCTTGCCGGTATTCAAAGGCACGATCGCCGTGCGTGACGAAAAAACGCATCCGCTGGTTGCCGCGAAACAGGCCCCGCTTGCCGTGCAGATCGACTACGTCTCGGGTGGCGCTGCATCGAATCTGCCGGTGCAGGTGTCAGCCTTGCTCAAGAACACGGCACTCGACTTCACTGACAATTTCCCTGACTTCAGCTTCACGCCCTACACACCGCAAACCGGCGACGACACCTCGGACGCCAACGACGAAGACAGTGACACACAGCAACCCGCCGACGACGGCGCCAAGCTGATCGCCGACAAGGAAGCGCTCACGCTCGATCGCAACGGCTCCGGTGGTCTGACACTGAAGAATCTGCCGCACGTCGACGCGCCCAAACGCCTCGCACTCGAAGCGACGTTTGCCGATCCGAACGGCGAAGTGCAAACGCTTTCCGGCGGCGCGACACTGTGGCCCGCCGCAGTGGTTGCCGGCATCAAGTCAGGGCAATGGGTTTCGGTTGGCAACACCGTACCGGTCAAGGCGCTCGCCGTTGACCTGCAAGGCAAGCCGCGCGCCGGCGTGGCGCTCGACGTGCACGGCTACGCGCGCATCACGACCACGTCGAGAAAGCGCATGGTCGGCGGCTTCTACGCGTACGACAACCATACCGAGGCGAAGGATCTCGGTTCGCTATGCAGCGGCAAGAGCGACGATCACGGCCTGCTGACCTGTGACGCGAAGCTGCGCGATGCAGGCAACATCGACCTCGTCGTCACGGCCAAAGACGGCGACGGCAACGTATCGACGGCAAGCAGTTCGGTGTGGGTCACGCGCGAAGACGAGCTGTGGTTCGGTGGCGAGAACACCGACCGCATCGACGTGCTGCCTGAGAAGAGCTCCTATGAACCGGGCGACACCGCGCGCTTCCAGGTGCGCATGCCGTTCCGCTTCGCTACCGCGCTGGTCGCGGTGGAACGCGAAGGCATCCTCGAGACGCATGTGGTTCAACTGGACGGCAAGGATCCGACCGTCGAGCTCAAGGTGAACGAGGCGTGGGGGCCGAACGTCTACGTGTCGGTGCTCGCATTGCGTGGACGGATTCACGAAGTACCGTGGTATTCGTTCTTCACGTGGGGCTGGAAGGCGCCGCTCGAATGGGCGCGCGCGTTCTGGTACGAGGGACGTCAATACGAAGCGCCGACGCCACTCGTCGATCTGTCCAAGCCGGCCTTCCGCTACGGCATGGCCGAAATCAAGGTGGGCACGGCGGCGCACAAGCTCGCCGTGACGGTTACCCCGGATGCGAAATCCTACACGGTGCGCGGCAAGGCGCACATCAGGCTGCACGTTCAGATGCCGGGCGGCAAGCCCGCGCCCGCGGGAACGCAAATCGCCGTGGCCGCAGTCGACGAAGCGCTGCTCGAACTGATGCCCAACCAGAGCTGGGACGTGCTCAATGCGATGCTCGAGCGGCGCGCCTACGGCGTGGAGACATCGACCGCGCAGATGGAAATCGTCGGGCGCCGTCACTTCGGGCGTAAGGCGGTGCCAGCGGGCGGCGGTGGTGGCCATAGCTCGACCCGCGAACTGTTCGACACGCTGCTGCTGTGGAACCCGCGCGTCACGCTCGACGCGAACGGCGAAGCGTCGCTCGACGTGCCGCTCAACGATTCGCTGACGAGCTTCCGGATCGTCGCGATCGCGGCGGTCGGTCCGGGCACGTTCGGCACCGGCAGCACATCGATTCGCAGCACTCAGGATCTGCAACTGATCTCGGGTCTGCCACCGCTCGTACGCGAAGGCGATCAGTTCCGCGCGCAGTTCACCGTTCGCAATACGACGGCCCGCGCGATGAAAGTGGTCTTCACGCCAAACGTGCCGGGCTTGACGCTCGCCGCGCAAACGGTGGATCTCGCCGCGGATTCGGCGCAAGAAATCGCATGGACCGTCACGACGCCCGATGGCCTTGCTGATACCCCATCCGGCGCGCTCACGTGGAACGTGGCGGCCGCCGAGCAAGGCGGCCCGCATGCCAGCGACGCGCTGAAGATCGCGCAGCATGTGACCGCGGTCGTGCCTGTGACAGTCCAGCAGGCGACGCTTGCGCAAGTCGACGGCACGTTGTCGTTACCGGTGGCCGCACCGCCAGATGCGAGCACGACCCAGGCCGGGGCAATTCGCGGCGGCATCGAAGTATCGCTGCAGTCGAAGCTCTCCGATGGCCTGCCCGGCGTGCGGCGCTTTTTCGAGCGCTATCCGTACAACTGCCTCGAGCAGCAGACTTCGCGCGCCATCGGTCTGCGTGATCCGGCTCAATGGCAGGCAGTGATCGCGAAAATGCCGGTCTATCTCGACCGCGACGGCCTCGCCAATTATTTCCCACCGAGCGACGACAGCGGCAACCACGGCAGTACGACGCTGTCTGCGTATCTGCTCGCCGTCAGCGACGAAACGGTGAAGCTCGATCCGCGCTTCACACTGCCCGACGATCTGCGCGGCAAGCTCGAAGCGGGCCTCGTGAGTTTTGTGGAAGGCAAGATCCAGCGCGATATCTGGGCGCCGCGCAAGGATCTCGACCTGCGCAAGCTCGAAGCACTCGAAGCTCTGTCGCGGTTCGGGATGGCACAGCCGGGCATGCTCGAGTCGATCGAGATTGCGCCGAACCAGTGGCCGACCTCGGCGGTGCTCGATTACTACGCGATCCTGTCGCGTGTACCGGGCATTCCTCAACGCGACGACAAGCTCGCGCAACTCGAACAGATCCTGCGCGCACGCCTGACGTATCAGGGCACGCGCCTCACGTTCTCGACCGAGGCGAACGACGACCTGTGGTGGCTCATGACCAGCACCGAAGACAACGCGGCCCGCACCGCGCTGACGTTTGTCGATTCGCCTGCGTGGAAAGACGAGATGCCGCGCCTCGTCGCCGGTTTGCTCGCGCTGCAACGCAACGGTGCGTGGGAGACGACGACGTCCAACGTGTGGGGGTCACTCGCGGTCGAACGGTTCTCGCAGGTGTTCGAGAGCACACCGGTGACTGGACAAACGCGGGTGCAACTCGGCGCGCTCGACAAGTCGGTTTCGTGGAGTGCGGGTGCGGTCGCGAGCGCGCTCCCGGCCACGGCAGTCACACCAGCGAGTGCGACAAATGCTGTGACGTCAGCAGGATCGACTACGTCCGCGACACCTGCGACGCCCGCTATACACGCCACGCCTATCACGCAAACGAAGGACACCCATAGCCAGCTTCTGCCGTGGCCGCCCGCGAACCAGGGCACAGCATCGCCTTTGACGCTGACGCACGACGGCACCGGCAAACCGTGGGCGACTATCGAAAGCCTCGCCGCAGTGCCGCTAAAAGCTCCCTTCGCAGCCGGCTATCGCATCACGAAAACGATCACACCGATCGACCCAGCCGTCAAAGGCGTCTACACACGAGGCGATGTGGTGCGCGTGCATCTGGACATCGACGCGCAGACCGACATGACCTGGGTGGTCGTCAACGATCCGGTGCCGGCTGGCGCAACGATCCTGGGCTCGGGCCTCGGACGCGATTCGGAGGCAGCAACCCAGGGAGAAAACAGCGCAGCCAACGCCGATCAACAGGCGTGGCCCGCGTTTATCGAACGCGGCTTCGACGGTTACCGGGCGTACTACGATTACTTGCCGAAGGGCAAACTCTCAGTGGAGTACACGGTGCGGCTCAACAACGTCGGCACGTTCGGCCTGCCGCCGACGCGGGTCGAAGCGCTGTACGCACCGTCGACGTTCGGTGCGTTGCCGAATGCGCCGTTCGTGGTGGTGCCCGCAGCCGGCACCGGCACCGGCACCGCCGCTGCGGCGTCCAGATGA
- a CDS encoding ArnT family glycosyltransferase: MRSVVRLTASATSALPRWLLLTLSIIYAAFGLFGRDPWKNEDAAGFGVMWTMAKGNAHDWLFPNLVGKYLTDNGPLGYWLGASSIRALAPWVDASNASRVFTGLLFCGACAFVWYAAYLLGRRPEVQPFKYAFGGEPEPRDYGRTLADGALLILLACFGLAERGHETTPQLAQFVCIAMLVYGLVRMIDKPIQGALVWGLALGLVALASNPVLVAALLVGTLAMTIIVPETRTRWLMLAGLPVALVVSLSWPVAALSAYPDDAVWYLNQWVSTSLNAFAGPPGSVARYALKNLPLFTWPAWPLAIWSWFSWSGLRRAPHVAIPVSVITPLLILVVLQSHQTNLLFMLLLPALAVLATFALPTLNRGTINAIDWFALLSFTILGSTVWLFWIAGLTGFPAPLARNMARYAPGFVPQFKMISFVCAVAVTVCWFVLVRWRLARHPKVLWRSVVLSSAGTTLMWVLVMTLWLPIINYSRTYKDVAEQIASHLPDDYSCISPVRLGNAQIATFAYFGHMHFAFDQDCDVILRQDTQDYGEPSSMSNFVWKLVWEGRRVADRDERFRLYVRIDRPKPPVTHRAWRPKRGAAASAD; the protein is encoded by the coding sequence ATGAGATCAGTCGTTCGCCTCACTGCATCCGCCACGAGCGCCCTGCCGCGCTGGCTGTTGCTGACCCTCAGTATCATCTACGCCGCGTTCGGCCTGTTCGGCCGCGATCCGTGGAAGAACGAGGATGCGGCCGGTTTCGGCGTCATGTGGACGATGGCCAAAGGCAACGCGCACGACTGGCTGTTTCCCAACCTGGTCGGCAAATACCTCACCGATAACGGACCGCTCGGCTACTGGCTCGGCGCCAGTTCGATCCGCGCGCTGGCGCCATGGGTCGATGCAAGCAATGCTTCGCGCGTCTTTACCGGCCTGCTGTTTTGCGGCGCCTGCGCGTTCGTCTGGTACGCGGCCTATCTGCTCGGCCGCCGCCCCGAGGTTCAGCCGTTCAAATACGCATTCGGCGGCGAGCCGGAACCGCGTGACTACGGCCGCACGCTCGCCGACGGCGCGCTGCTGATCCTGCTCGCCTGCTTCGGCCTTGCTGAGCGTGGCCACGAAACCACGCCGCAACTGGCGCAGTTCGTCTGCATCGCGATGCTCGTCTACGGCCTCGTGCGGATGATCGATAAGCCGATCCAGGGCGCGCTGGTATGGGGTCTTGCACTCGGTCTCGTCGCGCTGGCGAGCAACCCCGTGCTGGTGGCCGCGTTGCTGGTGGGCACGCTCGCCATGACCATCATCGTGCCCGAGACACGCACGCGCTGGCTCATGCTTGCGGGCTTGCCGGTTGCCCTCGTGGTGTCGCTGTCGTGGCCGGTAGCGGCCCTCTCCGCCTACCCGGACGACGCCGTCTGGTATCTCAATCAATGGGTGAGCACGAGTCTCAACGCCTTCGCCGGCCCGCCCGGCTCGGTGGCCCGCTACGCGCTGAAAAACCTGCCGCTTTTCACCTGGCCCGCCTGGCCGCTGGCAATCTGGTCGTGGTTTAGCTGGTCCGGTCTGCGGCGTGCGCCGCACGTCGCCATTCCGGTCTCGGTGATCACGCCGCTGTTGATCCTCGTGGTGCTGCAGAGCCATCAGACCAACCTGCTGTTCATGCTGTTGCTGCCCGCCCTCGCGGTGCTCGCGACCTTCGCGCTGCCTACGCTCAATCGCGGCACCATCAATGCGATCGACTGGTTTGCGCTCCTCAGCTTCACGATCCTCGGCAGCACCGTCTGGCTCTTCTGGATTGCGGGTCTCACCGGCTTCCCCGCGCCACTCGCCCGAAATATGGCGCGTTATGCGCCGGGGTTCGTTCCGCAGTTCAAGATGATCTCGTTCGTCTGTGCGGTCGCAGTGACGGTATGCTGGTTCGTGCTGGTTCGCTGGCGCCTCGCACGTCATCCGAAAGTGCTGTGGCGCAGCGTGGTGCTCTCGAGCGCTGGCACGACGCTGATGTGGGTGCTGGTGATGACGCTGTGGCTGCCCATCATCAACTACAGCCGGACCTATAAGGATGTGGCCGAGCAGATTGCCAGCCACCTGCCTGACGACTATAGCTGCATCTCGCCGGTACGCCTCGGCAACGCGCAGATCGCGACGTTCGCCTACTTCGGTCACATGCATTTCGCGTTCGATCAAGACTGCGATGTGATCCTGCGCCAGGACACCCAGGACTACGGCGAGCCCAGTTCGATGTCGAACTTCGTCTGGAAGCTGGTTTGGGAAGGCCGCCGGGTTGCCGACCGCGACGAACGCTTCCGCCTGTATGTGCGTATCGACCGCCCGAAGCCGCCCGTCACACACCGCGCCTGGCGCCCGAAGCGCGGCGCCGCGGCCTCTGCGGACTGA